The proteins below are encoded in one region of Thermosulfurimonas marina:
- the ligA gene encoding NAD-dependent DNA ligase LigA, producing MAEKREIPPEVIERVKKLREEIEYHNYRYYVLDSPVISDAEYDALMRELKELEAKYPELVTPDSPTQRVGYPPAKEFRTVPHAIPMLSLDDAFSEEEVLDFDRRVKRFLNLPEDQDIEYTVEPKMDGLAVELVYEDGKFTVGSTRGDGYQGEDVTNNLKTIKSIPLRLFSTDGLPIPRLLEARGEVFMKKEDFKKLNEERLSRGEPPFANPRNAAAGSLRQLDPNVTAQRPLDIYFYGVGRVEGYEFKTQWEILQTLPKWGLKVNPYVRLVKNIREAIAYHHEMEKIRESLPYEIDGIVIKVNDLSLWEKLGTKARSPRYALAYKFPPTQVTTQVLDIIVQVGRTGAVTPVAILKPVQVGGVIVSRATLHNEDEIRRKDVRIGDWVLVQRAGEVIPEIVMVIKERRTGNEKPFKMPEVCPVCGTKLVRKPGEAVWRCPNRGCYGQLVRHILHFASRGAMDIEGLGTKVAEALVDRGLVQDVGDLYYLKVEDLLQLPGFALKKARNLYEAIQRSKKTTLARFLYALGIRHVGEVAAQLLAKHFKSLEAIKKASMADLLSVPGIGPEAARSVWEWFRNERNLKTLEKLLQAGITFEEEAEEAPAEKPLEGKTFVFTGALKSMTREEAKRRVQALGGRVASSVSRNVDYVVVGENPGSKYDRARALGLKMINEEEFLKLIGQKP from the coding sequence ATGGCCGAAAAACGAGAGATCCCGCCGGAGGTCATCGAAAGGGTCAAAAAGCTTCGGGAAGAGATAGAATACCACAATTATCGCTACTACGTACTGGATTCCCCGGTCATTTCGGATGCGGAATATGATGCCCTCATGCGAGAGCTCAAAGAACTGGAAGCGAAATATCCGGAGCTGGTCACCCCGGACTCTCCCACCCAGCGGGTGGGTTATCCTCCGGCCAAAGAGTTCCGAACGGTGCCCCACGCCATCCCCATGCTTTCCCTGGACGACGCCTTCAGTGAGGAAGAGGTCCTGGATTTCGACCGGCGGGTGAAACGATTTCTCAATCTTCCGGAAGATCAGGATATCGAGTACACCGTAGAGCCTAAAATGGACGGGCTTGCGGTAGAGCTGGTCTATGAGGACGGAAAATTCACCGTGGGCTCCACTCGGGGCGACGGCTACCAGGGAGAGGATGTGACCAACAACCTCAAGACCATCAAGAGCATCCCCTTGAGGCTTTTTTCCACCGACGGGCTCCCCATCCCGCGGCTTCTCGAGGCCCGGGGGGAGGTCTTCATGAAAAAAGAGGACTTTAAAAAGCTTAACGAAGAAAGGCTTTCCCGGGGAGAGCCTCCTTTCGCCAACCCTCGCAACGCAGCCGCAGGCTCCCTGCGCCAGCTCGACCCCAATGTGACGGCTCAGCGCCCGCTGGACATTTACTTTTACGGCGTAGGTCGGGTGGAGGGTTACGAATTCAAGACCCAGTGGGAGATTCTGCAGACCCTTCCTAAATGGGGGCTCAAGGTCAACCCCTATGTACGGCTGGTCAAAAACATTCGGGAGGCCATCGCTTATCACCACGAGATGGAAAAGATCCGGGAAAGCCTTCCCTATGAGATCGACGGTATCGTGATCAAAGTCAACGATCTTTCCCTCTGGGAAAAGCTGGGGACCAAGGCCCGCAGCCCCCGCTACGCCCTGGCCTATAAGTTCCCCCCCACTCAGGTGACCACCCAGGTGCTGGATATTATTGTCCAGGTAGGGCGTACCGGGGCGGTAACCCCGGTGGCCATCCTCAAGCCCGTGCAGGTGGGCGGGGTGATCGTCTCCCGGGCCACCCTCCATAACGAGGACGAGATCCGGCGCAAGGACGTGCGTATTGGAGACTGGGTCCTGGTGCAGCGGGCCGGCGAGGTCATTCCCGAGATTGTCATGGTCATCAAGGAACGCCGGACCGGAAACGAAAAACCCTTCAAGATGCCGGAGGTCTGTCCGGTCTGTGGAACCAAGCTGGTGCGCAAGCCTGGAGAGGCGGTCTGGCGCTGCCCCAACCGGGGCTGTTACGGCCAGCTCGTCCGCCATATCTTACACTTTGCCAGCCGGGGGGCCATGGATATCGAAGGGCTGGGCACCAAGGTGGCCGAGGCCCTGGTGGACCGCGGTCTGGTCCAGGATGTGGGGGATCTCTATTATCTCAAAGTGGAAGACCTCTTGCAGCTTCCGGGCTTTGCCCTGAAAAAGGCCCGCAACCTTTACGAGGCTATTCAGCGTTCTAAAAAGACCACCTTGGCCCGCTTTCTCTACGCCCTGGGCATCCGGCATGTGGGAGAAGTGGCCGCCCAACTCCTGGCCAAGCACTTCAAGAGCCTGGAGGCCATCAAAAAGGCTTCTATGGCCGATCTTCTAAGTGTCCCGGGGATCGGCCCAGAGGCGGCTCGTTCGGTCTGGGAGTGGTTCCGCAACGAGAGGAATCTCAAGACCCTGGAAAAGCTCCTTCAGGCTGGAATTACCTTCGAAGAGGAGGCCGAAGAGGCCCCGGCCGAAAAACCCTTGGAGGGCAAAACCTTCGTCTTCACCGGGGCCTTGAAGAGTATGACCCGGGAGGAAGCCAAACGGCGCGTGCAAGCCCTGGGAGGCCGGGTAGCCTCTTCGGTTTCCCGGAACGTGGACTATGTAGTGGTGGGGGAGAACCCGGGCTCCAAGTACGATCGAGCCCGAGCCCTGGGGCTCAAGATGATCAACGAGGAGGAATTCCTGAAGCTGATCGGGCAGAAGCCTTAA
- a CDS encoding ACT domain-containing protein: protein MRSQYAIKQLSVFLENRKGRLKELTEILYQAGVNIRALALAESAEFGILRLVVDNPEKARSVLSKAGFTVKEQEVFAVEVEDRPGGFYQVVKLLAEADINIDYTYAFVGGGEKAILIFKVPDEDLERAMEVVARGGIRLVEPIFFYSS, encoded by the coding sequence ATGCGTAGTCAATACGCCATAAAACAGCTTTCCGTTTTTCTAGAAAACCGCAAGGGTCGCCTCAAAGAACTTACGGAAATTCTCTATCAGGCAGGGGTAAACATCCGGGCCCTGGCCCTGGCCGAGAGCGCGGAGTTCGGAATCCTGCGCCTGGTGGTGGACAATCCGGAAAAGGCCCGCAGTGTCCTTTCCAAGGCCGGCTTTACCGTAAAGGAACAGGAAGTCTTCGCCGTGGAAGTGGAGGATCGCCCCGGAGGCTTTTATCAGGTGGTAAAACTCTTGGCCGAAGCGGATATCAATATCGACTATACTTATGCCTTTGTGGGGGGAGGGGAGAAGGCCATCCTTATTTTCAAGGTGCCGGACGAAGATCTGGAACGGGCCATGGAGGTGGTGGCCCGGGGAGGGATCCGGCTGGTGGAACCCATCTTTTTCTATTCCTCTTAA
- a CDS encoding phenylacetate--CoA ligase family protein encodes MKPNAADYYAREDLEALQLRRLKETVARVYHLVTFYRHKFEEAGIKPEDIRSLEDLRRLPFTVKQDLRDHYPFGLLAVPLEQVVRIHSSSGTTGKPTVVAYTEHDMRVWTEVMMRTLLMGRVGPGDVVHNAYGYGLFTGGLGFHYGAEALGAAVVPSSVGFTKRQLMLMRDFRATVLCCTPSYALHLAEVAQEEGLDPQKDFRLRAGFFGAEPASPGLRQAVSEVWGLKYFECYGLSEIIGPGVAASCEYGELHIFEDHFLPEIIHPETGEVLPEGEEGELVFTTLTKQALPLIRYRTRDISRLYREPCRCGRTILRMGRVVGRTDDMLIVSGVNVFPSQVEHVLTKVEGLTPNYVIVVDKKGVLDVLEVWVEVDERIFTGDLGSLENLKHKLEEELANHLFLRARVKLVEPKTLERSMGKAKRVIDRRELEEKLGR; translated from the coding sequence ATGAAGCCCAATGCGGCCGATTATTACGCGCGGGAAGATCTGGAGGCTCTTCAACTCCGGCGGTTGAAGGAGACGGTAGCCCGGGTCTATCATCTGGTCACCTTTTATCGGCACAAATTCGAGGAGGCCGGAATCAAGCCCGAGGACATACGCTCTCTGGAAGATCTGAGGCGCCTTCCCTTTACCGTAAAGCAGGATCTCCGGGATCACTATCCTTTCGGGCTGCTGGCGGTGCCTCTGGAGCAGGTGGTGCGTATCCATTCCTCCTCCGGAACCACGGGAAAGCCCACGGTGGTGGCCTATACCGAGCACGACATGCGGGTCTGGACCGAGGTCATGATGCGCACCCTGCTTATGGGCCGGGTGGGTCCCGGAGATGTGGTGCACAACGCCTACGGTTACGGGCTTTTTACCGGGGGACTCGGCTTTCACTACGGGGCAGAGGCCCTGGGAGCGGCCGTAGTCCCCTCCAGTGTGGGCTTTACCAAGCGACAGCTCATGCTTATGCGCGACTTTAGGGCCACCGTCCTCTGCTGCACCCCTTCTTATGCCCTGCATTTGGCCGAGGTAGCCCAGGAAGAGGGGCTGGACCCCCAGAAGGATTTTCGTCTCCGAGCAGGGTTCTTCGGGGCCGAGCCGGCCTCCCCCGGCCTGCGTCAGGCGGTCTCCGAGGTGTGGGGCCTCAAATATTTTGAATGTTATGGCCTTTCGGAGATTATCGGGCCCGGAGTGGCCGCCTCCTGCGAATACGGAGAACTCCACATCTTTGAGGATCATTTTCTCCCGGAGATCATCCATCCGGAGACCGGGGAGGTGCTTCCTGAAGGGGAGGAGGGAGAGCTGGTCTTTACCACCCTCACCAAGCAGGCTCTGCCTCTCATTCGCTATCGGACCCGGGATATTTCCCGACTCTACCGCGAACCTTGCCGTTGCGGACGTACCATCCTGCGCATGGGTAGGGTGGTGGGACGCACCGACGATATGCTCATTGTCTCCGGAGTAAATGTCTTCCCTTCCCAGGTGGAGCACGTACTCACCAAGGTGGAAGGCCTTACTCCCAATTACGTGATCGTGGTGGACAAGAAGGGGGTACTTGATGTGCTGGAGGTTTGGGTGGAGGTGGACGAGCGGATCTTCACCGGGGACCTGGGATCTCTGGAAAACCTAAAACACAAACTGGAAGAAGAGTTGGCCAACCACCTCTTCCTGCGGGCCCGGGTCAAGCTGGTGGAGCCCAAGACCCTAGAGCGCTCCATGGGTAAGGCCAAGCGGGTGATTGATCGGAGGGAACTTGAAGAAAAACTGGGGAGGTAA
- a CDS encoding thioredoxin domain-containing protein produces MEKGYRLRKALSPYLRDHASQPVEWYPWGQEAFLRAQKEGKPLFISIGYATCHWCHEMSRENFVSEEVGEALNRYFVPVKVDRELDPAVDEVYLTACTLVHGSGGWPLNLFATPEGLPFYFLTYAPRPIFLDLVEKIARLWRECPQRLEEAAREVAALTRRALRNLPGEVEPEGLTARALHELKESFDPQYGGFGKGAKFPSAPVLYFLLDLARESSPEARAMLTKTLEAMSLYGLYDHVGGGFFRYTTDRAWQNPHYEKMLYDQVQLAEIYAEASRLFENPFFETVARETLDYLFGELSSPEGLFYTAQDAESPEGEGAYYLFRAPEILSALPEKGPLLVETFGLRSEPSLPQLREFPQKDLEPIKKALREYRQRRPRPRVDTKILCGENALAVAALARIGQELEAPEILSRARDLYRRLREVFWGPESLSRVLFEGRRGHPGHLEDYVRLARAALVLYEITREDSYLGEARALMELSHRRFWDPESGGFFSCEETDLLFVRPKESLDRAWPSANSLALEVLGGLGPDFRDLFESQAWAFGGALSQAPSAHPYFLRPLKK; encoded by the coding sequence ATGGAAAAAGGTTATCGTCTGCGAAAAGCCCTTTCTCCTTATCTCCGGGACCATGCCTCCCAGCCGGTAGAATGGTATCCCTGGGGCCAGGAGGCCTTTTTGCGGGCCCAAAAGGAAGGAAAGCCCCTTTTTATCTCCATCGGCTACGCCACCTGCCACTGGTGTCACGAGATGTCCCGGGAAAATTTTGTTTCCGAGGAGGTGGGGGAGGCCTTAAACCGCTACTTTGTCCCGGTCAAGGTAGACCGGGAGCTTGATCCTGCGGTAGACGAGGTTTATCTTACGGCCTGCACCCTGGTTCACGGCTCCGGGGGCTGGCCCCTCAATCTTTTCGCCACCCCGGAAGGACTCCCCTTTTATTTTCTCACCTATGCCCCGCGGCCGATCTTTCTGGATCTGGTGGAAAAGATAGCTCGCCTCTGGCGGGAGTGCCCTCAGAGGCTTGAGGAGGCGGCTCGGGAGGTGGCCGCCCTTACCCGGAGGGCCTTGCGGAATCTTCCGGGGGAGGTGGAACCTGAAGGCCTTACCGCCAGAGCCCTTCACGAACTCAAGGAAAGTTTCGATCCCCAATACGGAGGCTTCGGGAAAGGGGCCAAGTTCCCCAGTGCCCCGGTGCTTTATTTTCTTCTGGATCTGGCTCGGGAGAGTTCCCCGGAGGCCCGGGCCATGCTGACCAAAACCCTTGAGGCCATGTCCCTTTACGGGCTTTACGACCATGTGGGAGGGGGCTTTTTCCGCTACACCACAGATCGGGCCTGGCAGAACCCGCATTACGAGAAGATGCTCTACGATCAGGTGCAGCTGGCCGAAATTTACGCCGAGGCCTCCCGGCTCTTCGAAAATCCTTTCTTCGAGACCGTAGCCCGGGAGACCCTGGACTACCTCTTTGGAGAACTTTCCTCCCCGGAGGGTCTTTTTTACACGGCTCAGGACGCCGAAAGCCCGGAAGGAGAAGGGGCTTACTATCTTTTTCGCGCCCCGGAGATCCTTTCCGCCCTTCCTGAAAAAGGTCCTCTCCTGGTGGAAACCTTTGGCCTCCGCTCCGAGCCCTCCCTTCCCCAGTTAAGGGAATTCCCTCAAAAAGACCTCGAGCCCATCAAAAAGGCCCTTCGAGAATACAGGCAAAGGCGTCCCCGACCCCGGGTGGATACCAAGATCCTCTGTGGAGAAAACGCCTTGGCCGTCGCCGCTCTGGCCCGCATAGGCCAAGAGCTTGAGGCCCCGGAAATCCTTTCTCGGGCCCGAGATCTTTACCGGAGACTTCGGGAAGTCTTTTGGGGCCCGGAGAGCCTCTCGCGGGTCCTCTTTGAGGGGCGCCGGGGCCATCCCGGACACCTTGAAGACTACGTACGTCTGGCCCGGGCCGCCCTTGTCCTTTACGAAATCACCAGGGAAGACTCTTATCTGGGAGAGGCCCGAGCCCTGATGGAGCTTTCCCACAGGCGGTTCTGGGATCCGGAAAGCGGTGGTTTCTTTTCCTGTGAGGAAACGGATCTTCTTTTTGTTCGTCCTAAGGAAAGCCTGGATCGGGCCTGGCCTTCGGCCAACAGCCTGGCTTTGGAGGTCTTGGGAGGCCTGGGCCCGGATTTCCGAGACCTTTTCGAGTCCCAGGCCTGGGCCTTCGGAGGGGCCCTCTCCCAAGCCCCCTCCGCCCACCCCTACTTCCTCCGCCCCCTCAAAAAATAG
- a CDS encoding HD domain-containing protein, producing MGAYHRLAKALFEAAMLKRLKRTGYAYLGTGSESVAEHSFGVVFCAWLLASLVPEANSDKVIRMAILHDLAEARIGDLNSVNKLYDQVDEVRAFREALSGLPFEKEALALIEEYLAQESLEARLAHDADQLDLMVMLKEQRDLGNPYAPRWLAYAKRRLKTEEGRRLAEALLETDWASWWLDQFVSQDEKA from the coding sequence ATGGGTGCCTATCACCGTCTGGCTAAAGCCCTCTTTGAAGCCGCCATGCTCAAACGCCTCAAGCGTACGGGTTATGCCTATCTGGGTACAGGCTCCGAAAGCGTGGCGGAGCATAGCTTCGGGGTGGTCTTCTGCGCCTGGCTCTTGGCCAGCCTGGTCCCGGAGGCCAACTCGGATAAGGTCATCCGTATGGCCATCCTCCATGACCTAGCGGAGGCCCGTATCGGAGACCTCAATTCAGTAAACAAGCTTTACGATCAAGTGGACGAGGTCCGGGCCTTCAGAGAGGCCCTCTCCGGCCTTCCTTTTGAAAAGGAAGCCCTGGCCCTGATCGAGGAATACCTGGCCCAGGAGAGCCTTGAGGCCCGTCTGGCCCACGATGCCGATCAACTGGACCTCATGGTCATGCTCAAGGAACAGCGAGACCTGGGAAACCCCTACGCTCCGCGCTGGCTGGCCTACGCCAAAAGAAGACTCAAAACCGAAGAAGGCCGCCGGCTGGCAGAGGCCCTGCTGGAGACCGACTGGGCCTCCTGGTGGCTGGATCAGTTCGTCTCCCAGGATGAAAAAGCCTGA
- a CDS encoding (Fe-S)-binding protein, whose translation MKKPELSLCSRCGRCLSVCPTYLETRLERFSPRGRVALLEAGLPDRKSLKRCLRCGRCERICPNEVPLARTVALEEKGFPLLGKLLSFLSLPSPSRFFPRPGDPVLFLSCGAAFLYPEALARYQTFLEGRGFSPGISPALCCGLPYLSLGGLETFFFRARKTLEALKDIPGPLVTLCASCFWTLKKLYPLLFADTELEETAEKLSQRVTEAWQFVSDNRPLLRGPSAGALHLPCHMEEPLAVPDLPQISACCGAASPEELLRAELPRPFRKALAEIRPLTLATACTGCYLKLKRALKAPPEIRHWAEFLGV comes from the coding sequence ATGAAAAAGCCTGAGCTTTCCCTCTGCAGTCGCTGCGGACGCTGTCTTTCCGTCTGCCCCACCTATCTGGAAACCCGGCTGGAAAGATTTTCTCCCCGAGGCCGGGTAGCCCTATTGGAGGCCGGGCTCCCGGACCGGAAATCCCTTAAACGCTGCCTGCGCTGCGGAAGATGTGAAAGGATCTGCCCCAACGAGGTCCCTCTGGCCCGGACCGTGGCCTTGGAGGAAAAAGGCTTTCCCCTTCTGGGAAAACTCCTGTCTTTCCTTTCCCTTCCCTCACCCTCCCGCTTTTTCCCCCGACCGGGAGACCCTGTCCTCTTTCTCTCCTGCGGGGCTGCCTTTCTCTATCCGGAGGCCTTGGCCCGCTATCAGACCTTCCTTGAAGGCCGGGGATTTTCGCCGGGAATCAGTCCGGCCCTCTGCTGCGGACTGCCCTATCTTTCCCTGGGGGGACTAGAGACCTTTTTCTTCCGGGCGCGCAAGACCTTAGAGGCCCTTAAAGATATCCCCGGGCCTCTGGTCACCCTCTGTGCCTCCTGCTTCTGGACCCTCAAGAAACTCTATCCCCTCCTTTTTGCGGATACCGAGCTGGAGGAAACCGCCGAAAAACTCTCCCAAAGAGTGACCGAAGCCTGGCAATTTGTCTCCGACAACCGGCCCCTTTTAAGGGGCCCTTCTGCCGGGGCCCTGCATCTTCCCTGTCATATGGAGGAGCCGCTGGCGGTTCCGGACCTTCCCCAAATTTCGGCCTGTTGCGGAGCCGCAAGCCCCGAAGAGCTCCTCCGCGCCGAGCTTCCCCGGCCCTTCCGGAAGGCCCTTGCGGAAATTAGACCCCTTACCCTTGCCACGGCCTGTACCGGTTGCTATCTTAAACTCAAGCGTGCCCTTAAGGCCCCTCCGGAAATCCGGCACTGGGCGGAGTTTTTAGGTGTTTGA
- a CDS encoding radical SAM protein: protein MFEPSYLKLVDSGEIEERIRALYDRLSPCRLCPNECGVDRLGGERGICRVGDRPMVSSFGPHFGEEAPLVGFGGSGTIFFTYCNMACVYCQNWEISHLGEGEEISVEELARIMLLLQARGCHNINLVTPTHQVPFIVEALKIAAEQGLRLPLVYNCGGYESVETLRLLEGLIDIYMPDFKYADAKVALRLSKVTNYPEVAKAALKEMHRQVGDLVIRDGIAVRGLLVRHLVLPGGLSGTRGVLSFIAREISPNTYVNIMDQYHPCGDAWKYPPLDRRLRPEEYEEALRIAEEVGLKRLDDRRARWPFIR from the coding sequence GTGTTTGAGCCCTCTTATCTCAAACTGGTAGATTCCGGAGAAATCGAAGAGCGTATCCGGGCCCTTTACGATCGCTTGAGCCCCTGCCGGCTCTGTCCTAACGAATGCGGAGTGGACCGCCTGGGTGGGGAAAGGGGGATCTGTCGGGTGGGAGACCGTCCCATGGTCTCCAGTTTCGGTCCTCATTTTGGAGAGGAGGCCCCGCTGGTGGGCTTCGGAGGCTCAGGGACCATCTTTTTTACCTACTGTAATATGGCCTGCGTCTACTGCCAGAACTGGGAAATAAGCCACCTCGGAGAGGGGGAGGAGATCTCCGTAGAGGAACTGGCCCGGATCATGCTCCTCCTCCAGGCCCGGGGGTGTCACAATATCAATCTGGTGACCCCCACCCACCAGGTCCCTTTCATCGTGGAGGCCTTAAAGATCGCCGCGGAGCAGGGGCTGCGCCTCCCCCTGGTCTATAACTGTGGGGGTTACGAGAGTGTGGAGACCCTGCGGCTTCTTGAGGGCCTTATAGACATCTACATGCCGGATTTCAAATATGCCGACGCCAAGGTGGCTCTGAGGCTTTCCAAAGTTACCAATTACCCGGAGGTGGCCAAGGCGGCCCTCAAAGAAATGCACCGTCAGGTGGGAGACTTGGTGATCCGTGACGGGATTGCCGTGCGCGGACTCCTGGTGCGACACCTGGTCCTTCCCGGGGGCCTTTCCGGCACCCGGGGGGTCCTTTCCTTCATTGCCCGGGAGATCTCCCCTAACACCTATGTAAACATCATGGATCAATATCATCCTTGCGGAGACGCGTGGAAGTATCCTCCCCTGGACCGGAGACTTCGGCCGGAGGAGTACGAGGAGGCCCTGCGCATAGCCGAGGAAGTGGGTCTTAAAAGACTTGACGATCGGCGAGCGCGCTGGCCCTTTATACGATGA
- a CDS encoding metallophosphoesterase family protein has product MRIFAVGDIHGCAEALKKLLEKLPLDWESDRLIFLGDYIDRGPEPRRALEMVMELCERYPERVIALMGNHEWMFLRYLQGIEPEVFLYNGGDRTLRDFFRKGRLEVPEKYRIFMEKRPLFYETEDYFFVHAGVRPERPLSAQEEEDLLWIREGFYYYPGTFPKKIVFGHTPFPEPLILSDRLGIDTGCVYGGKLTAIELPAEKIYQVDCLRRWP; this is encoded by the coding sequence ATGAGGATTTTTGCCGTAGGCGATATTCACGGCTGTGCCGAGGCCCTGAAAAAACTGCTGGAAAAGCTTCCCCTCGATTGGGAAAGCGATCGCCTGATCTTTTTGGGAGACTACATAGACCGAGGACCAGAGCCTCGGCGGGCCCTAGAGATGGTGATGGAGCTTTGTGAAAGGTATCCCGAGCGAGTCATCGCCCTCATGGGCAACCACGAATGGATGTTCCTGCGGTATCTCCAGGGCATAGAGCCCGAGGTCTTCCTTTACAATGGTGGAGACCGCACCCTGCGCGACTTTTTCCGCAAGGGGCGGCTTGAGGTCCCGGAAAAATACCGGATTTTCATGGAAAAACGTCCCCTCTTCTATGAAACCGAGGACTATTTTTTTGTCCATGCCGGGGTGCGTCCGGAGCGACCGCTCTCCGCTCAGGAGGAAGAAGACCTCCTCTGGATCCGGGAGGGCTTCTATTATTATCCCGGGACCTTTCCCAAAAAGATCGTTTTTGGGCACACTCCTTTCCCGGAACCCCTGATCCTCTCCGACCGCCTGGGGATAGATACCGGCTGTGTCTATGGGGGAAAACTTACGGCCATAGAACTTCCAGCCGAAAAAATCTATCAGGTGGACTGCCTTAGGAGGTGGCCATGA
- the xerD gene encoding site-specific tyrosine recombinase XerD, which translates to MKTLLEGFLSHLALEKGLSENTLAAYARDLQDFETFLHQKGLDPREIGPEVVRLFLEELYHRGLSPRSVARKLSALRTFYRFLELEGLVKKNPLFLVEGPKTGRDLPKVLTAEEVERLLAAPDPSTPQGLRDRAMLETLYATGLRVSELVGLTLAQLNLEVGFVRVTGKGARERVVPLGEVARDWLERYLREARPRLLSGRESPYVFLNRQGRPLTRQRFWQIIREYARQAGLKTPISPHVLRHSFATHLLEGGADLRAVQLMLGHASLATTQIYTHLDLQNLRRIHERHHPRG; encoded by the coding sequence GTGAAGACCCTGCTTGAAGGCTTCCTTTCCCATCTGGCCCTGGAAAAGGGCCTTTCCGAAAACACGCTGGCCGCCTATGCTCGGGATCTGCAAGACTTCGAGACCTTCCTTCACCAGAAAGGACTTGACCCCCGGGAGATTGGTCCGGAGGTGGTGCGTCTTTTTTTGGAAGAGCTTTATCACCGGGGGCTTTCTCCCCGGAGTGTAGCTCGCAAGCTTTCGGCCTTGAGGACCTTTTATCGCTTCCTGGAACTCGAAGGGCTGGTCAAGAAAAACCCTCTTTTCCTGGTAGAGGGGCCTAAGACCGGAAGGGATCTTCCCAAGGTCCTTACCGCCGAGGAGGTAGAGCGCCTGCTCGCCGCCCCGGACCCTTCCACCCCTCAGGGGCTCCGGGATCGGGCCATGCTGGAGACCCTTTACGCCACGGGACTGAGGGTCTCGGAACTGGTGGGCCTCACCCTGGCCCAGCTCAACCTGGAGGTGGGTTTCGTGCGGGTTACGGGCAAAGGGGCCCGGGAAAGGGTGGTTCCTCTGGGAGAGGTGGCCCGGGACTGGCTCGAAAGATATCTCCGGGAGGCGCGGCCCCGACTCCTTTCCGGCCGGGAGAGCCCTTACGTCTTCCTCAATCGGCAGGGACGCCCCCTCACCCGACAGCGCTTCTGGCAAATCATCCGGGAATACGCCCGCCAGGCCGGCCTTAAGACCCCTATCTCTCCCCATGTGCTCCGTCACTCCTTTGCCACCCATCTTCTGGAAGGGGGGGCCGATCTCCGGGCCGTGCAACTCATGCTGGGACACGCCAGCCTGGCCACCACCCAGATCTACACCCACTTGGACCTCCAGAACCTCCGGCGCATCCATGAAAGACATCACCCCCGCGGTTAA
- a CDS encoding CCA tRNA nucleotidyltransferase — translation MKDITPAVKPFPFKKLLLATDKAEVLLLAGEIGRALGLSVYLVGGPVRDFFLGRPLKDLDLVVEGDPGPLARRLSRSLRGKLTGPTPFNTYKIRYAGGEVDVALARREVYPAPAALPQVSPAGILEDLSRRDFTANALAVGLSGPWQGKLLDPFEGLADLRAGFLRVLHRNSFVDDPTRIFRGARYAVRFGWRFHRQTSEALGQAYLRESPLLLTPARIRAELARLLSEPSPGQVLGCLEEAGLWLSLELPPPPAAFPRDLLGELSPERALKALILTLTHGNPEKASRLGLSPEEAHRYAEEFTRARSTLSQMPPGLSPSEIFLRLRAFSAEVLVAAAWETGKTALALEHLRQRKIRPFLSGKDLLQEWGLSPGPLVGRLLEALLLARLDGRVKTRDDELNLVHQLLKEAQER, via the coding sequence ATGAAAGACATCACCCCCGCGGTTAAACCCTTTCCCTTCAAAAAGCTGCTCCTAGCTACGGATAAGGCGGAAGTTCTGCTCCTAGCCGGAGAGATCGGAAGGGCCCTAGGGCTTTCCGTGTATCTCGTAGGAGGACCGGTAAGGGACTTCTTCCTCGGACGTCCCCTCAAGGACCTGGACCTGGTGGTGGAGGGAGACCCGGGACCGTTGGCCCGTCGCCTAAGCCGGAGCCTCCGGGGAAAACTTACCGGCCCCACGCCCTTCAACACTTATAAGATCCGCTATGCTGGCGGAGAGGTGGACGTGGCCCTGGCTCGCCGGGAGGTTTATCCGGCCCCGGCGGCCCTTCCCCAGGTGAGCCCGGCAGGAATTCTCGAAGACCTTTCCCGGCGCGATTTTACGGCCAACGCTCTGGCCGTAGGGCTCTCTGGCCCTTGGCAAGGAAAATTGCTCGACCCCTTTGAAGGCCTGGCCGATCTCCGGGCGGGGTTCCTGCGGGTGCTTCATCGGAATTCCTTCGTGGACGACCCTACGCGGATCTTTCGCGGAGCCCGTTACGCGGTACGTTTCGGATGGCGCTTCCACCGCCAGACCTCGGAAGCCCTGGGCCAGGCCTATCTTCGGGAAAGCCCCCTTCTTCTCACTCCGGCCCGCATCCGGGCCGAACTGGCGCGACTCCTTTCCGAGCCCTCTCCGGGGCAAGTCCTGGGGTGTCTCGAAGAAGCCGGTCTCTGGCTCAGCCTGGAACTTCCACCCCCTCCGGCGGCCTTCCCCCGGGATCTTCTGGGAGAACTCTCTCCGGAAAGGGCCCTCAAGGCCCTCATCCTGACCCTCACCCACGGAAACCCCGAGAAGGCCTCTCGCCTGGGACTTTCTCCGGAAGAGGCCCACCGTTATGCCGAGGAATTTACTCGGGCCAGAAGCACCCTTTCCCAAATGCCCCCCGGGCTTTCTCCCTCGGAGATCTTTCTCCGTCTACGGGCCTTCTCGGCCGAGGTCCTGGTTGCGGCGGCCTGGGAGACCGGAAAGACGGCCTTGGCCCTCGAACACCTTCGGCAGCGCAAGATACGCCCCTTCCTTTCCGGAAAAGACCTTCTGCAGGAGTGGGGCCTTTCTCCGGGCCCCTTGGTGGGGCGCCTGTTGGAGGCCCTGCTTTTAGCCCGCCTTGACGGAAGGGTCAAAACCCGGGATGATGAGCTGAATCTGGTCCACCAGCTCCTTAAAGAGGCTCAAGAGAGATGA